One genomic region from Asterias amurensis chromosome 7, ASM3211899v1 encodes:
- the LOC139939316 gene encoding small nuclear ribonucleoprotein E-like — translation MAAYKGQKVQKIMVQPINLIFRYLQNRSRVQVWLYDQVNMRIEGHIIGFDEYMNLVLDEAEEVHLKTKARKPLGRIMLKGDNITLIQNAQE, via the exons ATGGCAGCCTACAAGGGTCAGAAAGTGCAGAAGATTATGGTTCAACCCATT AATCTTATCTTCAGATATTTACAAAAC AGATCGAGAGTTCAGGTGTGGTTATATGACCAGGTCAACATGCGCATTGAAGGACATATTATC GGTTTTGATGAATACATGAATCTAGTCTTGGATGAAGCAGAAGAGGTTCACCTTAAAACAAAAGCAAGAAAACCACTCG gaaGGATAATGCTAAAGGGAGATAACATCACGTTAATACAAAACGCTCAAGAATAG